CTCAATAGGCTGAGGGCTGAAAAACCAATAGGCTAATGGACATGGAAATCAGTTATATACACCGGGTTTCAAACTAGGTCATTTATGTGACTCAGGACTGTGTTTAGCCCAATGAGATGAAGCCTAGGAGTTAGCTGTGGGAGCTAACAAGTCTTCAAGTCTCAAGAGAGGTTAATCACCACGTGAGTATAGTTCACTAAACCACCTCAGAATACCTCTAGAAGAGATGAGCAAGGAAGAGGGGGGacaggaagaagaggagaaagaagcaggaggatgagaggagaaatGAAAAAAAGGAAGCGGAGAGGAGTACTCACATGGTTCCCGAGGTGGTGGGGACTATGGGTATGTCCTCAGCCTCCAGGGGGATGGACCAGGGGATGTGGAACTGAGGGGCCAGCTCTCGCATCACTATGTTcctgtgtggggtgggggggaaaCAACTAATAGTGTGAGCTATAGCAGAGTTTGGATTCTAGCTAGTTCAAGGAATGAGTTGTGGCTAAAAGACACTTTTACTTTGTCAACATACAGTATGGCTCTAGTTACCCAGCTGACCCCTGGGTGTCAACGTACAGTATGACTAGTTACCCAGCTGTCCCCTGGGTAGCAACGTACAGTATGGCTCTAGTTACCCAGCTGTCCCCTGGGTGTCAACGTACAGTATGACTAGTTACCCAGCTGTCCCCTGGATGTCAATGTACAGTATGACTAGTTACCCAGCTGTCCCCTGGGTAGCAATGTGGAAATCAGGGGGCTAAATCAGGGACTGCAGTTGGAAATTAGGCGGCTGGCTAAAACTGGCACTTTCATAGTAATGTTGATTCAAGTGCGCACGGTCCCTGTAAAACTAAAACGTACTAAATGAACGGAGATGGATGAGCGCTAGTTGAACCTTCAGCATGACAGCCTGCCTCACCTACCCCAAGACTTTGGCACAGTCGTCATAGTACTTCATGGAGTTCTTCACAAAGCTGAAGCCGTTGACGTCACAGACGAAGGAGTGGCCGTTTGCTCTCAAGAGGTCGAAGCCACACACAGTTTGCTGGGATAGAAAGAGAGTGTCACTGTCAGACATTGAAACTGAATGTAGACAATCAAGTGGAGTGCATCCTAGTAGTCTAAAGAGGGTTCCTCCCTTCATCTGCACTTACCTGAGAAAACACGACAGATGCTTTTACCGACGCAGCTCTTGCAGATAAAGGAGATAAGACGAGGTTGAGGAGAGGAAGCCtcttcagactattgagatgcaccgcGAGTTTAAGATGGCTTCAGGTTGAGTGGgtgagatgacacacacacacagcgagtgGTCTGATTGGTTGAAAAGACTCACCTTGAAGGCCAGGCAGACCTTGCGGGCCACCAGTTTCTCCATGGCGGAGAGCATGACAGGGTAGCGGATCTCCTTCCCCTCGCTGTCCCTCTCCACCTTACCGTCCAGGGCGGGGGACTTCCTTGCCTCAGCATGGGCAtagtcagggcccactgtgtACACCTGACATCATATCAtagtcagggcccactgtgttcaccagacatcatagtcagggcccactgtgttcacCTGACATCATATCATAGAcagggcccactgtgttcacCAGACATCATAGACACAtagtcagggcccactgtgtACACCAGACATCATATCagtcagggcccactgtgttcaccagacttcatatcatagtcagggcccactgtgttcacCTGACATCATATCATAGACACGtagtcagggcccactgtgttcaccagacatcatatcatagacacatagtcagggcccactgtgttcacctgacatcatatcatagtcagggcccactgtgttcacccgacatcatatcatagtcagggcccactgtgttcaccagacatcatagtcagggcccactgtgttcacCTGACATCATATCATAGAcagggcccactgtgttcacCAGACATCATAGACACAtagtcagggcccactgtgtACACCAGACATCATATCagtcagggcccactgtgttcacctgacatcatatcatagtcagggcccactgtgttcacctgacatcatatcatagtcagggcccactgtgttcaccagacatcatatcatagacacatagtcagggcccactgtgttcaccagacatcatatcatagtcagggcccactgtgttcaccagacatcatatcatagacacatagtcagggcccactgtgttcaccagacatcatatcatagacacatagtcagggcccactgtgttcaccagacatcatatcatagtcagggcccactgtgttcaccagacatcatatcatagacacatagtcagggcccactgtgttcaccagacatcatatcatagtcagggcccactgtgttcaccagacatcatatcatagacacatagtcagggcccactgtgttcaccagacatcatatcatagtcagggcccactgtgttcaccagacatcatatcatagtcagggcccactgtgttcacctgacatcatatcatagtcagggcccactgtgttcacctgacatcatatcatagtcagggcccactgtgttcacctgacatcatatcatagtcagggcccactgtgttcaccagacatcatatcatagtcagggcccactgtgttcacctgacatcatatcatagtcagggcccactgtgttcaccagacatcatatcatagtcagggcccactgtgttcaccagacatcatatcatagtcagggcccactgtgtACACCAGACATCATATCagtcagggcccactgtgttcaccagacatcatatcatagtcagggcccactgtgttcaccagacatcatatcatagtcagggcccactgtgttcacccgacatcatatcatagtcagggcccactgtgttcacctgacatcatatcatagtcagggcccactgtgttcaccagacatcatatcatagtcagggcccactgtgttcaccagacatcatatcatagtcagggcccactgtgttcacccgacatcatatcatagtcagggcccactgtgttcacctgacatcatatcatagtcagggcccactgtgttcacCAGACATCATATCATAGACATATAGTCAGGGCTCACTGTGTTCACCTGACATCATATCAtagtcagggcccactgtgttcacctgacatcatatcatagtcagggcccactgtgttcacCAGACATCATATCATAGACACATAGTCAGGGCCTACTGTGTTCACCAGACATCATATCAtagtcagggcccactgtgttcaccagacatcatatcatagacacatagtcagggcccactgtgttcaccagacatcatatcatagacacatagtcagggcccactgtgttcaccagacatcatatcatagtcagggcccactgtgttcaccagacatcatatcatagacacatagtcagggcccactgtgttcaccagacatcatatcatagtcagggcccactgtgttcaccagacatcatatcatagacacatagtcagggcccactgtgttcaccagacatcatatcatagtcagggcccactgtgttcagcagacatcatatcatagtcagggcccactgtgttcacCTGACATCATATCagtcagggcccactgtgttcaccagacttcatatcatagtcagggcccactgtgttcacCTGACATCATATCATAGACACGtagtcagggcccactgtgttcaccagacatcatatcatagacacatagtcagggcccactgtgttcacctgacatcatatcatagtcagggcccactgtgttcacccgacatcatatcatagtcagggcccactgtgttcaccagacatcatagtcagggcccactgtgttcacCTGACATCATATCATAGAcagggcccactgtgttcacCAGACATCATAGACACAtagtcagggcccactgtgtACACCAGACATCATATCagtcagggcccactgtgttcacctgacatcatatcatagtcagggcccactgtgttcacctgacatcatatcatagtcagggcccactgtgttcacCAGACATCATATCATAGACACATAAtcagggcccactgtgttcaccagacatcatatcatagtcagggcccactgtgttcaccagacatcatatcatagacacatagtcagggcccactgtgttcaccagacatcatatcatagtcagggcccactgtgttcaccagacatcatatcatagacacatagtcagggcccactgtgttcaccagacatcatatcatagtcagggcccactgtgttcaccagacatcatatcatagtcagggcccactgtgttcacctgacatcatatcatagtcagggcccactgtgttcacctgacatcatatcatagtcagggcccactgtgttcacctgacatcatatcatagtcagggcccactgtgttcaccagacatcatatcatagtcagggcccactgtgttcacctgacatcatatcatagtcagggcccactgtgttcaccagacatcatatcatagtcagggcccactgtgttcaccagacatcatatcatagtcagggcccactgtgtACACCAGACATCATATCagtcagggcccactgtgttcaccagacatcatatcatagtcagggcccactgtgttcaccagacatcatatcatagtcagggcccactgtgttcacccgacatcatatcatagtcagggcccactgtgttcacctgacatcatatcatagtcagggcccactgtgttcaccagacatcatatcatagtcagggcccactgtgttcaccagacatcatatcatagtcagggcccactgtgttcacccgacatcatatcatagtcagggcccactgtgttcacctgacatcatatcatagtcagggcccactgtgttcacCAGACATCATATCATAGACATATAGTCAGGGCTCACTGTGTTCACCTGACATCATATCAtagtcagggcccactgtgttcacctgacatcatatcatagtcagggcccactgtgttcacCAGACATCATATCATAGACACATAGTCAGGGCCTACTGTGTTCACCAGATATCATATCAtagtcagggcccactgtgttcaccagacatcatatcatagacacatagtcagggcccactgtgttcaccagacatcatatcatagacacatagtcagggcccactgtgttcaccagacatcatatcatagtcagggcccactgtgttcaccagacatcatatcatagacacatagtcagggcccactgtgttcaccagacatcatatcatagtcagggcccactgtgttcaccagacatcatatcatagacacatagtcagggcccactgtgttcaccagacatcatatcatagtcagggcccactgtgttcagcagacatcatatcatagtcagggcccactgtgttcacctgacatcatatcatagtcagggcccactgtgttcacctgacatcatatcatagtcagggcccactgtgttcaccagacatcatatcatagtcagggcccactgtgttcaccagacatcatatcatagtcagggcccactgtgttcaccagacatcatatcatagtcagggcccactgtgttcaccagacatcatatcatagtcagggcccactgtgttcacCAGACATCATAGACACAtagtcagggcccactgtgttcaccagacatcatatcatagtcagggcccactgtgttcaccagacatcatatcatagtcagggcccactgtgttcacCAGACATCATAGACACATAGTCAGGGCTCACTGTGTTCACCAGACATCATATCAtagtcagggcccactgtgttcaccagacatcatatcatagtcagggcccactgtgttcaccagacatcatatcatagtcagggcccactgtgttcaccagacatcatatcatagtcagggcccactgtgttcacCTGACATCATAGCAtagtcagggcccactgtgttcaccagacatcatatcatagtcagggcccactgtgttcacCAGACATCATATCATAGACACGTAGTCAGTGCCACAGTAGtgatgggggggtggggggaaacAATACAGTGACATATGGGGATATTATATTGGATGAAATATCGTATTGTTTTGacaatattatttttgcactAGTATTGATCAATACTTGTTGTTTTCCCATGGCATCTATcgtgtccctctgcagcagacataagGTGAGCAATGTTTAGTTTTTATTAAATCACCGTTTctaaatcgcaatacatatcctATCAGCACCTTGGTATGGTGATATATCGTGATGTCGCTGAAAATTCACAGCCCTAGTCCCCACAGTGTACACATGatatagtatttttttttaaatgtacggagaaactccccaaatacaggtgtgccaagcttatagtgttatacccaagaagactcaaggctgtaaccgctgccaaagatgcttcaacaaagtactgattaaagggtctgaataattatgtaaatatatcctcatttatttttttataaattagcaataaaattctaaaaacacatttttgctttgtcattatggggtattgtgtgtagattgatgaggaaaaaacaatttaatcaattttagaataaggacgtaacgcaacaaaatgtggaaaaagtcaaagggtctgaatattttccggaGGCAGTGTATACAGTCCACCAATCGATGAACCTAAACATCAACAAAAGACACACCCCATACAGCCGATCAAACAAACGACTGACTGCAACCAGGctcacacaccaatacacacttAAGATGATACCTTGACATCAGTGCCGTCCGTTGGCATGAACTCCTCGTATATGTAGGAGCCAGTCTTCCTCACACAGCTCTCTGGGGAGTACACACTGCTGCGGCTCCCTATctacaagagagaggagacaatcagacctgggttcaaatagtatcgACAGAGCGCTTGATTGAGCCAGCCAGATGGGattttgcacttttgggactattccatttgtTGGATTCTTTCAAGTGGGGGAAAATCAAATAAAGTGCAGCTAAAATATCTAAATATGGGGTTGAAAGTTTGGTTTGAGTACTAAGTGTGTACAGTTGAGTTTCGGCCCATTCTGTACAGCATGGCTCCAAAAAAACTCCACCCATCCACTATAATTCCAACAGCAGTTCCTATACAATACAGCGTCTGACTGTCCCTCCCTAGTCCCTCAGTACCTTGCGGAAGAGTCTCTGGCTGCCGCCTCCAGCTGAGGTGGGGTAGTAGACGTAAACGTTATGGTCCTCAGCACTCACAGGCTTCTCCACAAAGGGTTTGGGGAACACCTCCCCGTTCACCTCCACATGATCCTCCCCCTCCACCAGGTTACACTCTAGAATGACATGCCACCCAGCCAATCAGAGACAGGGCCTCGAAGCACACTTGAATTATGCCCCATTGGGTAGGGGTTGGTGATACGGTAACAGCCTTTATCTTCATTAGGCTAGGCGGAACTTGTGGTCTACAGAAAGTACATATTTAAAGGAAGTCGCTGTGCTTCCTTAGTCGCAACACTTCCTCTCGATTTAGCTCATACCGAGACTCACGCACATTGAACCGCCCTCCTGAAGCATTCTAACCAATCGCGCTATGGAAAAAGGCCACATTCAGCAGTGCAAGTGGCTACACTTGTAATCCTggcacccagaaccaaatcttgggtgcatgctagctagctaattgatTTAATAGTACCAGTCTGTCACAAGAGACAAGTTGCGTTGTAACACTTACCTTCAGGTCTGTCTGGGTCTCGGGTTAACACAGCGTAACGAGGAAGATCAATGCCCTCCTCCTGCAAGATACGATACACCTCCCTCCTGAGGGGACAGAATACAACGTTTATATGGTGGAACGAGTCAGTAGACTTTTACAAAGTATGAACAGGCCAGGAATGACTGTTTACCATCATACCTGTCTTGTATGTAGTACTGCATGTTCAGGTCATTGATGAGAAGTGGGTTTCTGAGTTTGGCGTACTCTACCGCTTTATCCAATGGGAAacctacacacccacacatacataaacacaacCATGTAAATAAATACAGGAAATAGAGGTCTTAACCATGGCATTATTGTTCCGTACAGGCTAAATACATGGCATTATTGTTCCATGGGTCTGTATACAGGCTAAATACATGGCATTATTGTTCCATGGGTCTGTATACAGGCTAAATACATGGCATTATTGTTCCGTACAGGCTAAATACATGACATTATTGTTCCATGGGTCTATATACAGGCTAAATACATGACATTATTGTTCCGTACAGGCTAAATACATGGCATTATTGTTCCGTACAGGCTAAATACATGACATTATTGTTCCATGGGTCTATATACAGGCTAAATACATGACATTATTGTTCCATGGGTCTGTATACAGGCTAAATACATGACAGTATTGTTCCATGGGTCTGTATACAGGCTAAATACATGACATTATTGTTCCATGGGTCTGTATACAGGCTAAATACATGACATTATTGTTCCATGGGTCTGTATACAGGCTAAATACATGGCATTATTGTTCCGTACAGGCTAAATACATGACATTATTGTTCCATGGGTCTATATACAGGCTAAATACATGACATTATTGTTCCATGGGTCTATATACAGGCTAAATACATGACATTATTGTTCCATGGGTCTATATACAGGCTAAATACATTACATTATTGTTCCATGGGTCTGTATACAGGCTAAATACATGACATTATTGTTCCAAGGGTCTATATACAGGCTAAATACATGACATTATTGTTCCATGGGTCTGTATACAGGCTAAATACATGACATTATTGTTCCATGGGTCTATATACAGGCTAAATACATGACATTATTGTTCCATGGGTCTGTATACAGGCTAAATACATGACAGTATTGTTCCATGGGTCTGTATACAGGCTAAATACATGACAGTATTGTTCCATGGGTCTGTATACAGGCTAAATACATGACATTATTGTTCCATGGGTCTGTATACAGGCTAAATACATGACAGTATTGTTCCATGGGTCTGTATACAGGCTAAATACATGACATTATTGTTCCATGGGTCTGTATACAGGCTAAATACATGACAGTATTGTTCCATGGGTCTGTATACAGGCTAAATACATGACAGTATTGTTCCATGGGTCTGTATACAGGCTAAATACATGACAGTATTGTTCCATGGGTCTGTATACAGGCTAAATACATGACATTATTGTTCCATGGGTCTGTATACAGGCTAAATACATGACATTATTGTTCCGTACAGGCTAAATACATGACATTATTGTTCCAAGGGTCTATATACAGGCTAAATACATGACATTATTGTTCCATGGGTCTGTATACAGGCTAAATACATGACATTATTGTTCCATGGGTCTGTATACAGGCTAAATACATGACATTATTGTTCCATGGGTCTATATACAGGCTAAATACATGACATTATTGTTCCGTACAGGCTAAATACATGACATTATTGTTCCATGGGTCTATATACAGGCTAAATACATGACATTATTGTTCCATGGGTCTGTATACAGGCTAAATACATGACATTATTGTTCCATGGGTCTATATACAGGCTAAATACTTGACATTATTGTTCCATGGGTCTATATACAGGCTAAATACTTGACATTATTGTTCCATGGGTCTGTATACAGGCTAAATACATGACATTATTGTTCCATGGGTCTATATACAGGCTAAATACATGACATTATTGTTCCATGGGTCTGTATACATGCTAAATACATTTCCATGTACATTACATTTGTCTGAACTCTGTTCTAagaccaggccaacataaaccaggTCAGACGCATACTACGGCTAAACACTGGCAAGACGGgaatatgtgtgtgagtgtgtgtgtgtgtatgtgtgtgtgtgtgtgtgtgtgtgtgtgtgtgtgtgtgtgtgtgtgtgtgtgtgtgtgtgtgtgtgtgtgtgtgtacattctgTATTTCCTTCCTTTGTGCATGCTTAATGTAGAGATTGTGTATGCATGTATACTACAGGCATATACAGTATTCATCTGTAGCTGTGCAATGTGCATGCATGTGAGAAAACCAGTACCGGATGCACTCAATAGTGTACGGTGGGTCCACATACGTACGCTGGTTTGTACCTTTGGAGTGGAAGGAGACGAGGCAGTCACACAGGGGCCATTTGTCCACGGGCTGGTTGAGGATGACCTCCTCGGGGAAGATGACCACTGTGATGTACTCAAACTTACACAGCCTTTCCATGATCTGGGTCATGGGTTTGGACTTGGACTTCTTCATCATGGAGCAGATGCCCACCACGATCTGCCTCTCTGGAGGCTGGGGGAACCAGAGAGAATGGGAGGGGTGGATGTAAAGATTCACCGTTTGTCATTTAATGTACATGATGTGTTATAAGATTACTTGTGAAGGCAAAGGAAATGTTTTCCTGCcctgtcatctctcctccttttcaAAAAGCATTGGAGGAAAAGGTCCAAGGAGAGGGATCTTGGATTCTTCCCCTCAAATGCggtttgagaag
The nucleotide sequence above comes from Salvelinus namaycush isolate Seneca unplaced genomic scaffold, SaNama_1.0 Scaffold1702, whole genome shotgun sequence. Encoded proteins:
- the LOC120037338 gene encoding inositol hexakisphosphate and diphosphoinositol-pentakisphosphate kinase 2-like translates to MSEAGGEGRDQSGNLTFVVGCVDEDHRGSEEGGRMKNEGVMRKGEEEDDKDYDSPPERQIVVGICSMMKKSKSKPMTQIMERLCKFEYITVVIFPEEVILNQPVDKWPLCDCLVSFHSKGFPLDKAVEYAKLRNPLLINDLNMQYYIQDRREVYRILQEEGIDLPRYAVLTRDPDRPEECNLVEGEDHVEVNGEVFPKPFVEKPVSAEDHNVYVYYPTSAGGGSQRLFRKIGSRSSVYSPESCVRKTGSYIYEEFMPTDGTDVKVYTVGPDYAHAEARKSPALDGKVERDSEGKEIRYPVMLSAMEKLVARKVCLAFKQTVCGFDLLRANGHSFVCDVNGFSFVKNSMKYYDDCAKVLGNIVMRELAPQFHIPWSIPLEAEDIPIVPTTSGTMMELRCVIAIIRHGDRTPKQKMKMEVRHPLFFALFEKYGGYKSGKLKLKKPKQLQEVLDIARLLLAELGQHTDCEIEEKKGKLEQLKTVLEMYGHFSGINRKVQLTYLPNGQPKASSEEEEGPKEGPSLLLVLKWGGELTPAGRVQAEELGRAFRCMYPGGQ